A region from the Vicia villosa cultivar HV-30 ecotype Madison, WI linkage group LG3, Vvil1.0, whole genome shotgun sequence genome encodes:
- the LOC131659105 gene encoding uncharacterized protein LOC131659105, with product MAPPLKTGSRNISYTFLNPNLDSLECLVKKITPDETTRFREKYGYILSLLKMPFTKYEQEGVHTLLQFYNPSLRCFTFPDYLLIPTLEEYSLFLGVPIKKGEVPYYSTMEAPTSIEISKALYLSKSVVDANLSERGRCQGFHMEFLVKRGCDAAEAKEWDTFRAILALSIYGILMFPNVPDFVDMSAIHLFILQNPVPTLLGDVYHSVHQKNRQKKGLVRCFAPLLYRWFRSHLPERGAFVDSRHTSKWAERIMGLRAKDIVWYNRSLEDKEVIMSCGKFNNVPLMGIRGGINYNPVLARRTYGYAFVNPPEQSEIAENIFYHVVTDNGQMAEAVQAWKNICWRDKKHFGQRDCATYEDYTKWVETVANTQGMPFPIKDPLYPPVGAQPNIVSMPRYNETVEQNRKLTEQMETMQGSTSQKRPRMVVDPKSTKIQERKIKEHYEDQLAELTKRLQIQTDIAKSEKARRKKADKLLLERQAKIEGCYEEIRELKGRMEEKGQSDTQAQEEARGWELRSRYLETMHFRKDLLIQEVVKRPTHAETKKLIFCTSNMVVELMDYGCLSWLRFVISHYLVVLVRDKAEISWK from the exons ATGGCTCCTCCATTGAAGACTGGTAGTCGCAACATCTCTTACACATTTCTAAATCCGAATCTGGATTCTCTCGAGTGTTTGGTTAAAAAGATCACGCCGGATGAAACAACCAGGTTCCGTGAAAAGTATGGGTATATTCTGAGTCTCctcaagatgccgttcaccaaATATGAGCAAGAAGGAGTTCATACCTTGCTTCAGTTCTACAACCCTTCTCTCCGTTGCTTCACGTTCCCTGACTACCTTTTGATTCCCACATTGGAAGAATATTCTCTTTTCCTTGGTGTTCCGATCAAGAAGGGGGAAGTTCCGTACTATAGCACCATGGAGGCTCCCACTTCTATTGAAATCTccaaggctctttatttgagcaagtcagtTGTTGATGCAAATCTTTCCGAGAGAGGAAGATGTCAGGGTTTTCATATGGAGTTCCTGGTCAAAAGAGGGTGTGATGCTGCTGAAGCAAAAGAATGGGACACTTTTAGGGCTATCCTGGCTCTAAGTATCTATGGTATCCTAATGTTTCCGAACGTGCCTGATTTCGTTGACATGAGTGCAATCCATTTGTTCATTCTACAGAATCCTGTTCCTACACTCTTGGGGGATGTTTATCATTCAGTTCATCAAAAGAACCGtcaaaagaagggtttggtcagATGTTTTGCTCCTTTGCTATACCGTTGGTTCAGATCACATTTGCCTGAACGTGGAGCTTTCGTCGATAGTAGGCACACCTCTAAATGGGCTGAAAGGATTATGGGACTTAGAGCCAAAGACATTGTATGGTATAACAGATCTTTGGAAGACAAGGAGGTTATCATGAGTTGTGGAAAGTTCAATAATGTGCCCCTCATGGGTATTAGAGGTGGGATCAATTATAATCCCGTCTTGGCTAGGAGAACTTATGGATATGCTTTCGTCAATCCTCCTGAGCAATCTGAGATAGCTGAGAACATTTTCTATCATGTGGTCACCGACAATGGGCAGATGGCGGAAGCTGTACAAGCCTGGAAGAACATTTGTTGGAGAGACAAGAAGCATTTTGGTCAAAGGGACTGTGCGACTTATGAAGACTATACTAAGTGGGTCGAAACTGTGGCTAATACCCAAGGGATGCCTTTCCCTATTAAGGATCCTTTGTACCCTCCTGTTGGCGCACAACCCAACATCGTCTCCATGCCTCGTTATAATGAGACTGTTGAGCAGAATCGGAAATTGACTGAACAGATGGAGACAATGCAG GGAAGCACTTCTCAAAAGAGGCCGAGAATGGTTGTCGATCCCAAGTCCACTAAGATTCAAGAGAGGAAGATCAAAGAGCATTATGAGGATCAGTTGGCGGAATTGACAAAGAGGCTCCAAATCCAGACTGATATAGCCAAATCAGAGAAAGCCCGTCGAAAGAAAGCAGACAAGCTCCTTCTGGAACGTCAGGCAAAGATTGAGGGGTGTTATGAAGAGATTCGCGAGTTGAAGGGTCGAATGGAGGAAAAGGGCCAAAGTGATactcaagctcaagaggaagccagAGGTTGGGAATTGAGAAGCCGTTACTTGGAGACCATGCATTTCAGAAAGGACCTATTGATTCAAGAAGTTGTTAAAAGACCAACCCATGCTGAGACCAAAAAGct aatattttgtacttcaaacATGGTTGTGGAATTAATGGATTATGGTTGTTTATCTTGGTTGCGCTTTGTTATTTCTCATTATCTTGTAGTGTTGGTTCGAGACAAAGCCGAAATTTCTTGGAAATAA